A stretch of the Heterodontus francisci isolate sHetFra1 chromosome 10, sHetFra1.hap1, whole genome shotgun sequence genome encodes the following:
- the nyx gene encoding nyctalopin — translation MHDDIIVTSLAHCADSVSSRNPSSVCKIENPVTDAVRIPPRHNSEPVVFFLATLHVSAPWACARLCPPACTCTQERSCAVLCDRAGLPQVLSEFPCEASAINLDKNSIKFLSEKAFGTLPALRSLSLNHNNISFITPGAFKGLPNLTELKLAHNEYIRYLHTRTFTGLKRLLKLDLSNCNLFNIPDRIFIAVTSLQELAMWQNNFRRIPGAVRGTERLTHLYLERNRIEAVAYNSLQGLGSLKYLNLQDNKIAVIHDRGFKDCGNLEYLYLNDNLLSTLPEFAFKELGLLKMLNLGGNILVNVSSTWFSELVELEVLYLDRNTISYIEEGAFENLTSLISLHLNSNNLTSLPLAVFQPVYFIGRLFVFRNPWECDCKMEWLKEWMDNYKLVRDIPCASPSSVSGMDLSQVLFAKSAEGICLDPVEQNVTVYAPNPTEWLRSTTEDRFSSLISKLLFPKMYEATENTTEIFRNVSDPSGVNEAVSAAANVELYPNNTRIQILTFLTILVYNI, via the exons TCTGCAAGATTGAGAACCCGGTGACCGATGCTGTTCGCATTCCTCCTCGACATAACTCTGAGCCAGTTG TGTTTTTTCTTGCGACTCTGCATGTCTCTGCCCCTTGGGCTTGTGCTCGTTTATGTCCTCCCGCTTGTACCTGTACTCAGGAACGGAGCTGTGCTGTTCTCTGTGACCGAGCAGGACTACCCCAAGTCCTCAGTGAGTTTCCATGTGAGGCATCCGCTATCAACTTGGATAAAAATAGCATCAAATTTTTGTCAGAGAAGGCCTTCGGTACTCTTCCAGCCCTCCGATCTTTATCTTTAAACCACAACAACATCTCCTTCATCACCCCAGGAGCTTTTAAAGGGCTGCCCAATCTCACCGAGCTCAAACTGGCACACAACGAGTACATTAGATACCTGCACACCAGGACTTTCACTGGCCTCAAACGCCTCCTGAAACTAGATTTGTCTAATTGCAATCTATTTAATATCCCAGACCGGATCTTTATAGCAGTCACTTCTCTGCAAGAACTAGCAATGTGGCAGAACAATTTCAGGAGAATACCTGGAGCAGTGAGAGGGACGGAGAGGCTAACCCATTTGTACCTGGAGCGGAACAGGATTGAAGCAGTGGCTTATAACTCTCTGCAAGGACTAGGCAGTTTGAAATATTTAAATCTTCAAGACAACAAAATTGCGGTAATCCATGACAGAGGTTTTAAAGACTGCGGGAATTTGGAGTATCTCTATCTTAATGACAATCTCCTAAGCACTCTTCCCGAGTTTGCCTTCAAAGAACTCGGACTCCTGAAGATGTTAAACTTGGGAGGGAACATTTTGGTGAATGTGTCCAGTACTTGGTTCAGTGAGCTGGTTGAGCTGGAAGTTCTCTACCTTGACAGAAACACCATCAGTTACATCGAAGAGGGGGCTTTTGAAAACCTGACCAGTCTGATCTCGCTGCATCTGAATAGCAATAACCTGACTTCACTGCCGCTTGCAGTTTTTCAGCCAGTGTACTTCATAGGGAGACTCTTTGTCTTCAGAAATCCTTGGGAGTGTGATTGTAAGATGGAGTGGTTGAAAGAATGGATGGACAACTACAAACTGGTCAGGGACATCCCGTGTGCCTCCCCATCTTCAGTAAGCGGTATGGACCTGAGTCAGGTGCTCTTCGCCAAATCTGCAGAAGGTATTTGCCTGGATCCAGTGGAACAGAACGTGACAGTTTACGCCCCGAACCCGACTGAATGGCTCCGATCCACCACCGAGGATAGGTTCAGTAGTCTTATCTCTAAATTACTTTTTCCAAAAATGTACGAGGCCACTGAGAACACCACCGAAATATTTCGGAACGTGTCAGACCCGAGCGGAGTCAATGAGGCGGTGTCTGCAGCAGCTAATGTCGAACTTTATCCTAATAATACACGTATTCAGATTCTTACATTCCTTACAATTTTAGTTTATAATATATGA